The Candidatus Bathyarchaeum sp. genome contains the following window.
AGAATGCTCAAAGGTGGATAAAGTTGAGTTTCCTGAACTTTGTAAAAAATATGGTATAAAGTATTATCCAACAGTAATTTGGTTTAAGGATGGAAAAGTCTACAAGCGATTGGATTCAAAACCCGGAATTGGACTGAACAAGGAACAATT
Protein-coding sequences here:
- a CDS encoding protein disulfide isomerase family protein; translation: MKNDFTETISTKDALVLFYASWCGFSRRFLPHFEEYSQSCPKECSKVDKVEFPELCKKYGIKYYPTVIWFKDGKVYKRLDSKPGIGLNKEQLEEFAEE